GCGCGGGTTCGTTCACGGGCGCGGGCGGGGCTGAGGGCATGCGCACATCATAGATACAACGTGTACGCATGGTCGTGGCCATTTCAGCATGCGGACCCCGCGTGTCCCTCCACGTCAACCACGTAACACAAATTCACCCTCATTCGCCGTACATCCCTTTGCCCTTCTCATGAGTCCGTACGTGAGACGGCACTCTCATGTGCCGTTCTCCCAAGGGCATTTCGCGCATTCGGAGCGTTCATTTTGACTACCGGCATTAAGGGCACGCGTTTTCGCAGGGCCGCCGCTGTGACCGTCACGACCGGCGCCGTACTGGCGGCCGGAGCCCTCGGTGCGGCTCCCGCGGGAGCCGCCGCGGCCACGCCCACGATCGCCGCCGCGGGCGGCTACATCATGAACGACGGCACCGGCAAGACCCTCTACACGAAGGCCGCCGACACCCGCCGTTCGACCGGCTCGACCACCAAGATCATGACTGCCAAGGTCGTGCTCTCGCAGCCGAACCTCAACCTGGACGCCAAGGTCACGATCCAGGGTGCGTACAGCGACTACATCGTCGACAACAACTGGGCCTCCTCGGCCCGCCTGATCGTCGGCGACAAGGTCACCGTCCGCCAGCTGCTGTACGGGCTGATGCTCCCGTCCGGCTGCGACGCCGCGTACGCGCTCGCCGACAAGTTCGGCACGGGCACGACGCGCGCCGCCCGTGTGAAGTCGTTCATCGGCAAGATGAACACCACCGCGAAGAACCTCGGCATGACGAACACGCACTTCGATTCGTTCGACGGCATCGGCCACGGCGCCAACTACTCGACGCCGCGCGACCTCACGAAACTCGCCAGCAGC
This genomic interval from Streptomyces dengpaensis contains the following:
- a CDS encoding D-alanyl-D-alanine carboxypeptidase family protein; this encodes MTTGIKGTRFRRAAAVTVTTGAVLAAGALGAAPAGAAAATPTIAAAGGYIMNDGTGKTLYTKAADTRRSTGSTTKIMTAKVVLSQPNLNLDAKVTIQGAYSDYIVDNNWASSARLIVGDKVTVRQLLYGLMLPSGCDAAYALADKFGTGTTRAARVKSFIGKMNTTAKNLGMTNTHFDSFDGIGHGANYSTPRDLTKLASSAMKNSTFRTIVKTQNTTQKVTTKSGGYRNYAWENTNKPLLTGYSGTTGVKTGSGPEAKYCLVFAATRNGKTVIGTVLASTSTSARTSDAKKLLSYGFAK